The Planctomycetia bacterium genome window below encodes:
- a CDS encoding CehA/McbA family metallohydrolase: protein MLWSMNALLCLLLVTSAPDIIQDVEPQPLSAQVERLVQALDFLGKPLDAASKPKILKAITDRNVVALQETLDPHALLVVNINPEARVKVARGPASAVLQQSGYTPVLIKVVNESTVKKPLRISSPQAGTVYSGAGRNERAHDADAKIVQRFAELEMYTAPPMTAELSGLKVEYALALIYSSEAGKREITISFDIGQGTQDLGFRAEVPVLFDIKPAVPVSIRVSDVDGSPTVGRFTFKDKQGHIYPPQAKRLRPDLFFQQQIYRADGGTVLLPPGEFRVEYGRGPEYDLKTMNFTVKADQGKQELAVKLSRWINPVDFGYYSGDHHIHAAGCAHYTNPTEGIFPEDMFLHVKGEALNVGCCLTWGPCYNFQRRFFASEPWKKSEPFTVLKYDVEVSGFGSQAMGHVCLLNLKDQTYPGSEGTKTRGWPTWTTPLMRWAKAQGGVTGYAHSANGLGVHTEKSTRRLMQLLDQKKQGYFTKADASSVRWPLPEAFEKVDADGDGQVIERELMQSTRRTSTQLPNLVIPEMNGIGAQEICVTTSLGVCDFISAMDTERVPEWNCWYHLLNCGFPLKVSGETDFPCISGGRVGQGRVYVNLGKVSSVNFADWCQGIAKGQSYVSDGYAHAFDFELGGVALGEGEKHIAFPGIVHGKAKVAFQGDMPLGTAVGGRVAKSSERTVELIENGQVIAKHVVPADGKVHDVAFDIPVKMSSWYALRCYPQLHTNPINVIVGKKPIRASKESAKWCIGVIEQLWAVREKDIREEERPAARKAFDEALAIYHKIVAEAE from the coding sequence ATGTTGTGGAGCATGAATGCATTACTTTGCTTACTGTTAGTCACTAGTGCGCCTGACATTATCCAGGATGTGGAGCCGCAACCCCTGTCGGCTCAGGTGGAACGACTGGTGCAGGCACTCGATTTTCTGGGCAAACCTCTCGATGCTGCCAGCAAGCCAAAGATTCTGAAGGCCATTACTGATCGTAATGTTGTCGCTTTGCAGGAAACGCTCGATCCCCATGCATTGCTGGTGGTAAACATTAATCCTGAAGCAAGAGTAAAAGTCGCTAGGGGTCCAGCGAGTGCTGTGTTACAACAATCGGGGTATACGCCAGTGCTTATCAAAGTTGTTAACGAAAGCACGGTGAAGAAGCCGCTACGCATCAGCAGTCCGCAGGCAGGTACCGTTTATTCCGGGGCAGGTCGTAATGAGCGAGCCCACGATGCTGATGCGAAAATCGTTCAGCGATTCGCAGAACTGGAAATGTACACCGCACCACCCATGACTGCAGAACTCAGTGGCTTGAAAGTGGAATACGCTTTGGCACTGATTTACAGCAGTGAAGCAGGCAAGAGGGAAATTACCATCAGTTTTGACATTGGACAGGGTACACAGGATCTGGGTTTTCGTGCTGAGGTTCCTGTTCTCTTTGACATCAAGCCTGCTGTTCCAGTCAGTATCAGAGTATCAGATGTGGATGGTTCTCCCACGGTAGGTCGATTCACCTTCAAAGACAAGCAAGGGCATATCTATCCGCCTCAAGCCAAGCGATTGCGGCCCGATCTGTTCTTCCAGCAGCAGATCTACCGTGCTGATGGTGGCACCGTTCTGCTCCCGCCCGGGGAGTTTCGAGTCGAATATGGCCGAGGGCCGGAGTACGATCTGAAAACCATGAATTTCACGGTGAAGGCAGACCAGGGCAAGCAGGAGTTAGCAGTCAAACTTTCACGATGGATCAACCCGGTTGATTTTGGCTATTACAGTGGCGATCATCACATTCATGCAGCAGGATGTGCTCATTACACGAATCCAACAGAAGGTATCTTCCCTGAAGACATGTTCCTGCATGTCAAAGGTGAAGCATTAAACGTAGGCTGCTGCCTCACCTGGGGGCCTTGCTACAACTTCCAGCGTCGATTCTTTGCTTCCGAGCCTTGGAAAAAGAGTGAGCCTTTCACGGTGCTGAAGTATGATGTGGAAGTGAGCGGGTTCGGATCGCAAGCCATGGGGCATGTTTGCCTGCTGAATCTGAAAGATCAGACGTATCCTGGATCCGAAGGCACCAAGACGCGAGGCTGGCCCACTTGGACCACTCCTCTGATGCGCTGGGCCAAGGCACAGGGTGGCGTGACCGGCTATGCGCACTCTGCAAACGGCTTGGGTGTGCACACGGAAAAATCTACCCGCCGACTCATGCAACTGCTTGATCAGAAGAAACAGGGGTACTTCACCAAGGCTGATGCGAGTTCCGTTCGCTGGCCATTACCAGAGGCTTTTGAAAAGGTCGATGCGGATGGTGATGGGCAGGTGATCGAACGGGAACTGATGCAGAGTACTCGCAGAACTTCGACGCAGTTGCCCAATCTGGTGATTCCCGAAATGAACGGCATCGGGGCACAGGAAATTTGTGTTACGACGTCACTGGGAGTCTGCGATTTTATTTCAGCGATGGATACCGAACGTGTGCCTGAATGGAACTGCTGGTATCATCTGCTTAATTGTGGCTTCCCTTTGAAGGTTTCAGGGGAAACCGATTTCCCCTGCATCAGCGGTGGCCGGGTAGGGCAGGGGCGTGTTTATGTCAACCTTGGCAAGGTCAGCAGTGTGAACTTCGCTGACTGGTGCCAGGGTATTGCCAAGGGGCAATCCTATGTTTCCGATGGCTACGCCCATGCCTTTGATTTTGAACTCGGTGGCGTTGCCTTGGGTGAGGGAGAAAAGCACATTGCATTCCCAGGCATTGTTCATGGCAAAGCGAAAGTCGCCTTCCAGGGCGATATGCCACTCGGTACTGCAGTCGGTGGTCGTGTAGCAAAGAGTTCAGAACGCACGGTTGAACTGATCGAAAATGGGCAAGTCATTGCAAAACATGTGGTTCCTGCAGATGGGAAGGTGCATGACGTGGCATTTGATATTCCGGTGAAAATGAGCAGTTGGTATGCACTTCGCTGCTATCCGCAACTGCACACCAATCCGATCAATGTCATCGTAGGCAAGAAGCCTATTCGGGCTTCCAAAGAAAGCGCCAAATGGTGCATCGGCGTCATTGAGCAGTTATGGGCTGTGCGTGAGAAGGATATCAGGGAAGAAGAACGACCCGCAGCGAGAAAAGCATTTGATGAGGCATTGGCGATATATCACAAGATAGTAGCCGAGGCAGAA